TCATGGCGGTTCTTGCTCAAATTCCTGACAATCTGTCATTTGAAGAAAAGTTGCGTAAGGCACTTCCTTTATTGGCATCATTTCGTTAGATTTTTGAACTAAAGAGGATTTATGGGTAGTTTAAATAAAGTCATGCTGATTGGTCGATTGGGAAAAGATCCGGAAATTCGCTACACACCATCTGGGAGTGCTGTTGCGAATTTTTCAATAGCTACAACGGATTCCTGGAAGGATAAGCAGGGACAAAAACAGGAAAAAACAGAATGGCACAATATTGTTGCCTGGGATCGTTTGGCGGATCTTGCCCAGAATTACCTGAAAAAAGGTTCACAACTATATGTAGAAGGTCGTCTGCAGACTAGAAGTTGGGAAGATCAGCAGGGACAAAAAAAATACACAACCGAAATTATTGCCAATACCATTCAGTTTCTGGAATCG
This genomic interval from SAR324 cluster bacterium contains the following:
- a CDS encoding single-stranded DNA-binding protein; this translates as MGSLNKVMLIGRLGKDPEIRYTPSGSAVANFSIATTDSWKDKQGQKQEKTEWHNIVAWDRLADLAQNYLKKGSQLYVEGRLQTRSWEDQQGQKKYTTEIIANTIQFLESKGSSESTGYASQSSGQDNRQDRGSKDSFGGPPMDGEDYTKDDIPF